TCAGTGATATTATTCATGTTCTAAATCAATGTCTTTTCTATATTAAAATCAACATCTCAATCGATATCATAATTATTATTTAAATATCTCAATCAATATTGAAATAATGTTCTATTTGAGTCAAGACTGAATCAGGGTCGTTAAGGACTTCTTCATTTGTGAATCGCATTACGTGGTAGCCAATGCTTTCTAAATAGTCCTCGCGTATTGCATCGTTTTCGGTCTGACGTGGTTCTGAATGATATCCTCCATCCACTTCTACGATGAGGCCTCCGTGTCTTGAAACGAAATCTGCTATATAGTCGCCTATAACATGCTGCCTTAGAAATTTCTCTCCTGCAACACCTTTTCTCAGATATTCCCAGAGAATGGTTTCTGCCAAAGTTGCTTCTTTTCTGTTTTTCCGTGCAAATTCCTTAAGGAGTCCGTATCGGTCGGGAGCAGCTGTCTTATAGCTCATATATTGAATAAAACGTATCTAAGCCTCGTTTTCCGTAGTAAGTCTATCTACTCCCCTCCCTCACAGGGAGGGGCAGGGGGAGAGTCTTTTTACTTATTAATCACCTTCATGCACTCATCATATGTAAGCTGCTTTGCGCGGTCGTGCATAGACTTAGGCATGCGGTAGTTCTTTCCGTCGTAAACAATATAGGGACCGTAGCGGCCATTCATTATCTCCAGCTTCGGATCTTCCTCAAAGGTCTTAATGTGCTTCTGTACTTCTGCCTGGCGCTTCGCGTCAATGAGCTTCACTGCGTCAACGATGGTGAACGCTAATGGATTGGCATCCTTGGGCAGTGATGTGTATTTGCCTGCATGGTAAACATAAGGTCCGAAACGGCCTGAGCCAATGGTTACAGGCTCACCTTCATATTCGCCAAGCATGCGGGGCAGCTTGAACAGTTCAAGAGCCTGCTCAAGGGTGATGGTCTCCATGCTCATCTCCTTGGGCAGATGGGCAAACTGAGGCTTGTCCTTGTCGTCGGCAGTGCCTATCTGTACCACAGGTCCGAAACGGCCAATCTTGACAAACACAGGCTTCTTAGTGCGTGGGTCCTTACCCAGTTCGCGCTCTCCTGCCTTATGCTCTGAGCGTGCGTTGATGGTCTTCTCAACAATGGGCTCGAACTCTTTGTAGAAGTCTCTCATCATCTTCTTCCACTGCTCCTTACCATCGGCAATCTGGTCGAAGTCCTGCTCCACCTTGGCAGTGAAGTTATAGTCCATGATAGAGGGGAAGTTCTCCATGAGGAAGTCGTTGACCACGATACCAATGTCCGTGGGCAGCAGCTTGCCTTTGTCGGAACCACTCATCTCTACGCGGAACTTATCGGTGATGAGCTTACCCTTCAGGATCAGCACGTTGTACTTGCGCTCCTCGCCTTTCTTGTCACCCTTTACAACATATTCACGCTGCTGGATGGTAGAGATGGTTGGCGCGTAGGTAGAAGGACGACCGATGCCCAGCTCCTCAAGCTTGTGAACGAGCGATGCTTCAGTATAGCGCTGAGGTCCCTGGCTGTAGCGCTCAGTGGCACTTATCTCGCGGCGTGTCAGCTCCTGACCTTCGTTCAGCGGCGGGAGCACGGCTATGAATGTGTCCTGATTGTTGTCTTCGTCATCGTTAGACTCGTGGTAAACCTTGATGAAACCATCGAACTTCACTACCTCGCCCTGAGCAACAAACTGACTGTCGAGAGGGCTCTGCTTGCTTTCAACGGTGATGTTGACCGTAGTCTTCTCAATCTCGGCATCTGCCATCTGGCTGGCAATGGTGCGCTTCCAGATGAGCTCATAGAGACGGCGCTCCTGAAGGGTGCCTTCTATGCTCTTCATGTTCATGTTTGTTGGGCGGATAGCCTCGTGGGCTTCTTGGGCACCCTTTGTACTGGTGTGATACTGGCGCACTTTGCTGTACTCCTCGCCATAGAGGGTGGTTATCTCATCCTTTGAGGCATTGATGCACAGACCTGAGAGGTTCACCGAGTCAGTACGCATGTAGGTTATCTGTCCGTTCTCGTAAAGATGCTGTGCAATCATCATCGTCTGACTGACAGTATAGCCCAGTTTGCGGGCAGCTTCCTGCTGAAGTGTTGATGTGGTGAATGGGGGAGCAGGAGTACGCTTCATTGGCTTCTTGCTGACACTCTCTACTGTGAAGACTGCATCCTTACACAGCTCCAGAAACTGGCGTGCCTCGTCCTCGGTCTTCATGCGCTGAGAGAGAACAGCCTTCACCTCTGACTGTGAGCCGTCGGCATTGGTAACGGCGAAGATGCCGTTTACGCTGTAGTAGCTCTCGCTGTTGAAAGCCTGCACCTCGCGCTCGCGCTCAACGATGAGACGCACGGCAACGCTCTGTACACGACCTGCTGAGAGGGATGGCTTCACCTTTCTCCAAAGCACCGGTGAAAGCTTAAAGCCTACCAAGCGGTCAAGCACGCGACGGGCCTGCTGTGCGTTGACAAGGTTCATGTCCAGATGACGTGGATGCTGAAGGGCTTCGAGAATGGCAGGTTTGGTAATCTCGTGGAAGACAATACGGCTGGTCTTCGCCTCGTCAAGACCGAGAACTTCGCACAGGTGCCATGAAATAGCTTCTCCCTCGCGGTCCTCATCACTTGCCAGCCACACCTTCTCGGCGTTCTTGGCTTGGGTCTTCAGTTCGCTTACCAACTTCTTCTTCTCTTCGGGGATTTCATATTCGGGTTCCAGAGTATCATTGTCGATACTTATCTCCTTCTTCTTCAAGTCGCGGATGTGACCGTAGCTTGACATCACTTTGTAGTCCTTACCAAGAAACTTCTCAATAGTCTTTGCCTTGGCAGGAGACTCCACAATGACAAGATTTTTTTCCATTCTTCTTATCTTATTTGATTATTTTGGGCTGCAAAAGTAAGCAAAAAGTTTGCTTTCACCTTATTTATATAAAGAAATTTAATATTCTTAACGATTCAGCGCTTCTTTGTAACAACTCCGAATTATTAACGAAGCACTTCATAAGGTCTAAGTAATAGACAAATATTACTCGCAAGTATATACCTGTATTTGCATGCAAATCGTTATAAAGAAAAAAACAGAAACAACACTTTTCGATGTTTGTAGCTCCTGCAGAGCTCCTGTGATAAGGGCTATAGCCTTGTCTTTAAGAGCAAGCTCTTCAGCCAAAGCCATAGCCATTATCACATAACTATCGTTATTACAAACATCGAAAAGAAAAAACACCGGCTTTTCAAGCCTAAAAAAACGTTGCACATCAACGATTCAAACATTAGCAAAACCTAGAATACGTACATATGGCCAGTGCTTTTGTCCAAATAATATCTCTCACACTGGTCACGGATAGGGACCTTGTAACACTTGTTTTTGAGTTCCGTAGCAAGATTGGGGTTGCTATCTACCAGTTTTGAAATGTTGTAATTCATAACTATAAAGATGTTTTATTGACAGAACGATGAATCAAGTATATTATTGCACTAATCTTTGTTTTTTAGATTGTGATAACAATCGGTGTTTTTGCTTTTTGAGGTTTGTAATAACGAAGTTATGTGCTTAGTGCTATGGCCTGGTCGTAAGAGCTCGCTCTTAAAGACAAGACCATAGCACTAAGCGCAATAGTTACATGTAACTACAAACCTCAAAAAGGGTTTTTGTGGTTTTTGTGAAAATAGTAGCTAATGGCTTTGCAAATACCACCGAAGAATGGCTTACATTGTCACTTGAGCTGATGGAAAAAATTAAATCTGCGTCACAGATTTAATAAACTGCGTCACAGAATACATAATCTGCGTCGTGGATTTAATAATCTGTGTCGCAGATTTAATAATTTCTGACTGTTTTACCCGCTATGTCAAATAGAAAGAATCGTCTTTTCTGTCGCTCTAATTCTGTTTGTTTAACAGTTTAGGGCACTGGGTCGTAGCCTGAGCCTCCCCATGGATTACAACGCAGTATGCGCCATATGGCGAGAGCCAGTCCTTTAAAAG
This region of Prevotella sp. E13-27 genomic DNA includes:
- the topA gene encoding type I DNA topoisomerase, encoding MEKNLVIVESPAKAKTIEKFLGKDYKVMSSYGHIRDLKKKEISIDNDTLEPEYEIPEEKKKLVSELKTQAKNAEKVWLASDEDREGEAISWHLCEVLGLDEAKTSRIVFHEITKPAILEALQHPRHLDMNLVNAQQARRVLDRLVGFKLSPVLWRKVKPSLSAGRVQSVAVRLIVEREREVQAFNSESYYSVNGIFAVTNADGSQSEVKAVLSQRMKTEDEARQFLELCKDAVFTVESVSKKPMKRTPAPPFTTSTLQQEAARKLGYTVSQTMMIAQHLYENGQITYMRTDSVNLSGLCINASKDEITTLYGEEYSKVRQYHTSTKGAQEAHEAIRPTNMNMKSIEGTLQERRLYELIWKRTIASQMADAEIEKTTVNITVESKQSPLDSQFVAQGEVVKFDGFIKVYHESNDDEDNNQDTFIAVLPPLNEGQELTRREISATERYSQGPQRYTEASLVHKLEELGIGRPSTYAPTISTIQQREYVVKGDKKGEERKYNVLILKGKLITDKFRVEMSGSDKGKLLPTDIGIVVNDFLMENFPSIMDYNFTAKVEQDFDQIADGKEQWKKMMRDFYKEFEPIVEKTINARSEHKAGERELGKDPRTKKPVFVKIGRFGPVVQIGTADDKDKPQFAHLPKEMSMETITLEQALELFKLPRMLGEYEGEPVTIGSGRFGPYVYHAGKYTSLPKDANPLAFTIVDAVKLIDAKRQAEVQKHIKTFEEDPKLEIMNGRYGPYIVYDGKNYRMPKSMHDRAKQLTYDECMKVINK
- a CDS encoding endonuclease domain-containing protein, with amino-acid sequence MSYKTAAPDRYGLLKEFARKNRKEATLAETILWEYLRKGVAGEKFLRQHVIGDYIADFVSRHGGLIVEVDGGYHSEPRQTENDAIREDYLESIGYHVMRFTNEEVLNDPDSVLTQIEHYFNID